Proteins from a genomic interval of Vicinamibacterales bacterium:
- a CDS encoding prolyl oligopeptidase family serine peptidase encodes MFKRRPRFLLAIAVLVAGPYLVPAATQPAAKRPIEIEDVIAWKAIGSTVLSADGQWFGYRIAPQEGDAEIVLARVRTDKEWRFPAGEQPQPEAGGGRGAAAAASTLAFSDDGRFAAFTTYPTRAAAQRLRRQRRPVQSSVTLVNLATGEKKEYPRIRRFAFSGESANWIALHRFGPEPPAGGGGNAAGAASGGGRAGGGAGNAAADRPRGTDLLLRDLGSAAELNVGNVSEFSFRKDGRLLAYAIDAADKAGNGLQVRDMTTGTVTVVDSSNATYERITWSDKADALAVLRGTETRGFRDKFYSVLGVTDVGSGAPKRTIFDPAGDASVPRGMTISPNRSPLWTDDLQALIFGLYEPQPRDPSSTSTDDESGEDTAGGPQTGGRGDAQPAEEKVDLVLWHYKDPRLQTQQEVQEARDRAFNYVAQYRVASKKFLRLADEAMRNVTVSTKQSRWGFGTDDREYELMGSLDGRRHEDVFVIDLETGQRRMAVPRLRYFSGASPDGNHLLYYVDGDYHVFTFATGKDRNITQGLPVSFVDVEDDHNNVKPPINAVGWASDSRTVLLSDAWDVWKVSIDGAAAVNLTVNGKKEGIRYQQRYAVEPPDEREGGIDLSKPQFFRAYGEWTKKAGIARLDPGATGVKIVGWADASYPVLMKARKADTYVFTRGTSLEPADYYVADASLENAVRLTDQRPQLARFAWSSGVQLVNYTSDKGDKLQAALFLPANYQKGRAYPTVVNFYERLSQTANQFAAPAANGFNRSVYTSHGYAVLVPDIAYRVNDPGMSAVWCMVPAVKAAIATGIVDPRKIGITGHSWGGYQTAFLITQTDIFAAAVAGAPLTNMVSMYSLVYKNSGGVNGAIFESSQGRFKGGYWDNWDAYYRNSPVFFAKNVKTPLMMLHNDKDGAVDFTQGVEYFNTLRRMQKPVIMLEYVGENHSLAKRANQRDYTARMKEYFDHYLMGAPAPEWMVRGVPRLKMEEHLKERAKPKPAAKKITTTADEGR; translated from the coding sequence ATGTTCAAGCGTCGTCCGCGTTTCCTGCTCGCCATCGCCGTGCTCGTCGCCGGTCCGTATCTCGTGCCCGCGGCGACACAGCCGGCAGCGAAGCGGCCGATCGAGATCGAGGACGTCATCGCATGGAAGGCGATCGGCTCGACGGTGCTGTCGGCGGACGGGCAATGGTTCGGCTACCGCATCGCGCCACAGGAAGGGGACGCGGAAATCGTTCTCGCGCGCGTGCGCACCGACAAGGAGTGGCGCTTCCCGGCCGGCGAGCAGCCCCAGCCCGAAGCGGGCGGCGGGCGCGGCGCCGCCGCTGCCGCCTCTACCTTGGCATTCTCGGATGACGGCAGGTTCGCGGCGTTCACCACCTATCCGACACGCGCGGCGGCGCAGCGTCTTCGCCGCCAGCGCCGCCCGGTCCAGTCGAGCGTCACGCTCGTCAACCTCGCGACGGGCGAGAAGAAGGAGTATCCGCGCATCCGCCGCTTCGCGTTTTCGGGGGAGTCGGCGAACTGGATCGCGCTGCATCGCTTCGGTCCCGAGCCGCCGGCAGGCGGAGGCGGCAACGCTGCGGGAGCGGCATCCGGCGGCGGACGGGCGGGCGGCGGCGCGGGGAATGCCGCGGCCGATCGACCGCGCGGCACCGATCTGCTGCTGCGCGATCTCGGCTCCGCGGCGGAACTGAACGTCGGCAACGTCAGCGAGTTCTCCTTCCGCAAGGACGGCCGTCTGCTCGCTTACGCGATCGACGCCGCCGACAAAGCGGGGAACGGGCTGCAGGTCCGCGACATGACGACCGGCACGGTCACTGTCGTGGACAGCAGCAATGCCACGTACGAGCGCATCACGTGGAGCGACAAGGCCGATGCGCTCGCCGTGCTGCGGGGAACCGAGACCCGCGGCTTCCGCGACAAGTTCTACTCCGTTCTCGGCGTCACCGACGTCGGCAGCGGCGCGCCGAAGAGAACCATCTTCGATCCGGCGGGCGACGCCTCGGTGCCCAGGGGGATGACGATCAGTCCGAATCGCTCCCCGCTCTGGACGGACGACCTGCAGGCACTGATCTTCGGCCTCTACGAACCGCAGCCTCGCGACCCATCGTCGACGTCGACCGACGACGAGAGCGGTGAAGACACCGCGGGCGGCCCACAGACGGGCGGCAGAGGCGACGCCCAGCCGGCCGAGGAGAAGGTGGATCTGGTGCTCTGGCACTACAAGGATCCGCGCCTGCAGACGCAGCAGGAGGTGCAGGAAGCGCGCGACCGCGCGTTCAACTACGTGGCGCAGTACCGCGTCGCGTCGAAGAAGTTCCTCCGTCTGGCCGACGAGGCGATGCGCAACGTCACCGTGTCGACGAAGCAGAGCCGCTGGGGCTTCGGCACCGACGATCGCGAGTACGAGCTGATGGGCAGCCTCGACGGACGCCGCCACGAGGACGTGTTCGTGATCGATCTGGAGACCGGTCAGCGCAGGATGGCGGTGCCGCGGCTGCGGTACTTCTCCGGCGCGTCGCCGGACGGCAATCACCTCCTTTACTACGTCGACGGCGACTACCACGTGTTCACGTTTGCAACCGGCAAGGACCGGAACATCACGCAGGGGCTTCCGGTGTCGTTCGTCGACGTCGAAGACGACCACAACAACGTCAAGCCGCCGATCAACGCCGTCGGCTGGGCGAGCGACAGCAGGACGGTCCTGCTCAGCGATGCGTGGGACGTCTGGAAGGTGTCGATCGACGGCGCCGCGGCCGTAAACCTGACGGTGAACGGCAAGAAGGAAGGCATTCGCTACCAGCAGCGCTACGCGGTCGAGCCGCCGGACGAGCGCGAGGGCGGCATCGACTTGTCGAAACCGCAGTTCTTCCGCGCCTACGGCGAGTGGACCAAGAAGGCCGGCATCGCCCGTCTCGATCCCGGTGCGACGGGCGTGAAGATCGTGGGCTGGGCGGACGCCTCGTACCCGGTGCTGATGAAGGCGCGCAAGGCGGATACCTACGTGTTCACGCGTGGCACCTCGCTCGAGCCGGCGGACTACTACGTCGCCGACGCCTCGCTCGAGAACGCCGTGCGCCTCACCGATCAGCGGCCGCAGCTGGCCCGGTTCGCGTGGTCCTCGGGCGTGCAGCTCGTGAACTACACGAGCGACAAGGGTGACAAGCTGCAGGCGGCGCTGTTCCTGCCGGCCAACTACCAGAAGGGCCGCGCCTATCCGACCGTCGTCAACTTCTACGAGCGGCTGTCACAGACGGCGAACCAGTTCGCCGCGCCGGCGGCCAACGGCTTCAATCGATCGGTGTACACCAGCCACGGCTACGCCGTTCTCGTCCCCGACATCGCGTATCGCGTGAACGATCCCGGCATGTCGGCGGTGTGGTGCATGGTCCCCGCGGTCAAGGCCGCGATTGCCACCGGCATCGTCGATCCCAGGAAGATCGGCATCACCGGCCATTCGTGGGGCGGGTATCAGACGGCGTTCCTGATCACGCAGACCGACATCTTCGCGGCGGCGGTCGCCGGCGCGCCGCTGACCAACATGGTGAGCATGTATTCGCTGGTCTACAAGAACAGCGGCGGGGTGAACGGTGCGATCTTCGAGAGCAGCCAGGGGCGGTTCAAGGGCGGCTACTGGGACAACTGGGACGCCTACTACCGCAACTCGCCGGTGTTCTTCGCGAAGAACGTGAAGACGCCGCTGATGATGCTGCACAACGACAAGGACGGCGCGGTGGACTTCACGCAGGGGGTCGAGTACTTCAACACGCTGCGCCGCATGCAGAAGCCGGTGATCATGCTCGAGTACGTCGGCGAGAACCACAGCCTGGCGAAGCGCGCCAACCAGCGCGACTACACCGCGCGCATGAAGGAGTACTTCGATCACTACCTGATGGGCGCGCCGGCGCCGGAGTGGATGGTGCGCGGGGTGCCGCGGCTGAAGATGGAGGAGCACCTGAAGGAGCGCGCCAAGCCGAAGCCCGCCGCGAAGAAGATTACGACGACGGCTGACGAGGGCCGCTGA
- a CDS encoding ATP-binding cassette domain-containing protein, with protein sequence MIALDIELTQGSFTLKAAVRLEARAAALFGPSGAGKTTILDAIAGLRTPRRGSIVIDDRVLFSTEAGVNLPAHKRHVGYVPQDVALFPHMDVRRNLLYGRHPGLSPDLDRVVGMLEIAPLLGRRVTDLSGGERQRVAVGRALMSGPSLLLLDEPLAAVDVPLRRRILPYLLRVRDELRIPIVYVSHDREEAEELADVVVTIDQGRVSGVERAV encoded by the coding sequence GTGATCGCGCTCGACATCGAGCTGACGCAGGGCAGCTTCACACTGAAGGCGGCGGTGCGGCTGGAGGCGCGGGCCGCGGCGCTGTTCGGTCCATCGGGTGCCGGCAAGACGACGATCCTCGACGCCATCGCCGGCCTTCGCACGCCCCGACGCGGCTCGATCGTCATCGACGACCGGGTGCTCTTCTCGACGGAGGCCGGGGTCAATCTGCCGGCGCACAAGCGGCATGTCGGCTACGTCCCCCAGGACGTCGCGCTGTTCCCGCACATGGACGTCCGCCGCAATCTGCTCTACGGCCGTCATCCCGGCCTGTCGCCCGATCTCGATCGCGTCGTCGGAATGCTGGAGATTGCGCCGCTGCTCGGGCGGCGCGTGACGGACCTCTCGGGCGGGGAACGGCAGCGGGTCGCGGTCGGACGCGCGCTGATGTCGGGCCCGTCGCTGCTGCTGCTCGACGAGCCGCTCGCCGCCGTGGACGTCCCGCTGCGCCGCCGGATCCTGCCGTATCTGCTGCGCGTGCGCGACGAGCTGCGGATCCCGATCGTCTATGTCTCGCACGACCGCGAAGAGGCCGAAGAGCTCGCCGATGTCGTGGTCACCATCGATCAGGGGCGCGTCAGCGGCGTCGAGCGGGCCGTCTAG
- a CDS encoding amidohydrolase family protein, which yields MNRTFIAAASLVLAIAASSAQGPAATPYAIRGAKIVPVSGSEVASGNIVMRNGLIEAVGANVAIPNDAVVLDGAGLTVYPGLIDMGNSAAIDAPAAAGDAGGGRGGPAAAPGQSRESLERAKRLSILRPDYQAAEHARIEGPELTRLAAAGITSVLATPGGNIFRGQSALVNVVAPPDDPQIGSVADIRSTMTVVEAPVALHVNFNPGGGPYPASLMGAISFVRQSFMDAAWQRQALKYYEKNPAIPRPTWDPALNGLLPAIDRQIPVAFQADQAREIARVLRLAKELNLRPIVTGAREADEMTADLKGTSTPVIYSLNYPTRPRTLPPDADEPLSALRARANAPKAPAALKKAGVTFAFESGGLAQPRDFVRNAARAVAAGLPADAALTALTLDAARIAGAANRVGSLEKGKIANVIVTTGDLFNETTRIRYVFVDGRMVNLETAEPGGGRGGRGRGQ from the coding sequence ATGAACAGAACATTCATCGCTGCCGCCTCACTCGTTCTCGCCATCGCGGCCTCGAGCGCGCAGGGGCCGGCGGCCACGCCGTACGCGATTCGCGGCGCAAAGATCGTCCCGGTGTCGGGAAGCGAGGTCGCCTCCGGCAACATCGTGATGCGCAACGGGCTGATCGAAGCCGTCGGCGCGAACGTCGCCATCCCGAACGACGCCGTCGTCCTCGACGGCGCCGGGCTCACCGTCTACCCGGGGCTGATCGACATGGGGAACTCGGCGGCCATCGACGCACCGGCCGCGGCCGGTGATGCAGGCGGCGGCCGCGGCGGTCCCGCGGCGGCGCCGGGCCAGTCGCGCGAGTCGCTCGAACGCGCCAAGCGCCTGTCGATCCTGCGGCCGGACTATCAGGCGGCCGAGCATGCGCGGATCGAAGGGCCCGAGCTCACGCGGCTGGCCGCGGCCGGCATCACCAGCGTGCTCGCCACGCCGGGCGGCAACATCTTCCGCGGCCAGAGCGCGCTGGTGAACGTCGTCGCGCCACCCGACGATCCGCAGATCGGCTCGGTCGCCGACATCCGCAGCACGATGACGGTGGTCGAAGCGCCCGTGGCGCTGCACGTCAACTTCAACCCCGGCGGAGGCCCGTATCCGGCCTCGCTGATGGGCGCGATCTCGTTCGTGCGCCAGTCGTTCATGGACGCGGCGTGGCAGCGTCAGGCGCTGAAGTACTACGAGAAGAACCCGGCGATCCCGCGTCCGACGTGGGATCCGGCGCTCAACGGGCTGCTGCCCGCGATCGATCGCCAGATTCCGGTCGCGTTTCAGGCGGACCAGGCGCGCGAAATCGCCCGCGTGCTGCGGCTGGCGAAGGAGCTCAACCTCCGCCCGATCGTCACGGGCGCGCGCGAGGCGGACGAGATGACCGCCGACCTGAAGGGGACCAGCACGCCGGTGATCTATTCGCTGAACTATCCGACGCGTCCGCGCACGCTGCCGCCCGACGCCGACGAGCCGCTCTCGGCGCTCCGCGCCCGCGCCAACGCGCCGAAAGCTCCCGCCGCGCTCAAGAAGGCGGGCGTGACCTTCGCGTTCGAATCCGGCGGTCTGGCGCAGCCGCGCGACTTCGTCCGCAACGCCGCGCGGGCGGTCGCCGCCGGTCTGCCGGCCGACGCGGCGCTGACCGCACTCACGCTGGACGCCGCGAGGATCGCCGGCGCCGCCAATCGCGTCGGTTCGCTGGAGAAGGGCAAGATCGCCAACGTCATCGTCACGACGGGCGACCTGTTCAACGAGACGACCCGGATCCGCTATGTCTTCGTGGACGGCCGGATGGTGAACCTCGAAACCGCCGAGCCTGGCGGCGGCCGCGGCGGCCGAGGCCGCGGTCAGTAA
- a CDS encoding DUF481 domain-containing protein, with the protein MALLTTVAAAARAQPPAPPQTPAERQMPRVFLDCNRCDHEYIRKEVTFVDYVRNREDADVHVLVTLQDTGGGGRQWTLKYIGLGEHQGIDLSLTYNSPQTATPDEVRAGFVEVFKRGLVRYALSTAVGRRLQVTLKKAGEAEEAKPAGGGDPWNFWVYQVSGNGNFNGEESSKGRSISVSFDANRTTDAWRTSIDVGARYRDTRFVLDDDEEEGSRRTFLSIRRDMEASGILVRSLTQHWSLGMIGSAESQTFRNFTANTRFAPGIEYNFFPYSESTRRMLTVQYTIGHVYHRYREETIFGKLRDQLIDQRAEVGLSMRQPWGSANAELKFDQYLTDPSKYSLGLEGGANIRVFKGFSINFYGEFSRTRDQIYLPRGEASTEEILLRQRQLLTGYQYYMNFGFSYTFGSIFNNIVNPRFGGGG; encoded by the coding sequence TTGGCGCTGCTGACAACGGTCGCCGCGGCCGCGCGGGCACAGCCCCCGGCGCCCCCGCAGACACCGGCCGAGCGGCAGATGCCGCGCGTGTTTCTCGACTGCAACCGCTGCGACCACGAGTACATCCGCAAGGAGGTCACGTTCGTCGACTACGTGCGCAACCGCGAGGACGCCGACGTCCACGTGCTCGTCACGCTGCAGGACACCGGCGGCGGCGGGCGGCAATGGACCTTGAAGTACATCGGGCTCGGCGAGCATCAGGGCATCGATCTGTCGCTCACCTACAACTCGCCGCAGACGGCAACGCCGGATGAAGTGCGCGCCGGCTTCGTCGAGGTGTTCAAGCGCGGACTCGTCCGCTATGCCCTGAGCACGGCGGTCGGACGCCGCCTGCAGGTCACGCTGAAGAAAGCCGGCGAAGCCGAAGAGGCAAAGCCGGCCGGCGGCGGCGACCCGTGGAACTTCTGGGTCTACCAGGTGTCGGGGAACGGCAATTTCAACGGCGAAGAGTCGTCGAAGGGACGATCGATCAGCGTCTCGTTCGACGCCAACCGCACCACGGATGCATGGCGCACCTCGATCGACGTCGGCGCGCGCTACCGCGACACGAGGTTCGTCCTCGACGACGACGAGGAAGAAGGATCGAGGCGGACGTTCCTCAGCATCCGCCGCGACATGGAAGCGAGCGGCATCCTGGTCAGGAGCCTCACGCAGCACTGGTCGCTTGGAATGATCGGCTCTGCCGAGTCGCAGACGTTCCGCAACTTCACCGCGAACACCCGGTTCGCCCCGGGCATCGAGTACAACTTCTTTCCCTACTCCGAGTCGACGCGGCGGATGCTCACGGTGCAATACACCATCGGCCACGTCTACCACCGCTATCGAGAAGAGACGATCTTCGGAAAGCTGCGCGATCAGCTGATCGACCAGCGGGCCGAAGTGGGCCTGAGCATGAGGCAGCCCTGGGGCAGCGCCAACGCCGAGCTCAAATTCGATCAGTACCTCACCGATCCGTCGAAGTATTCGCTGGGCCTCGAGGGGGGCGCCAACATCCGCGTCTTCAAGGGATTCTCAATCAACTTCTACGGCGAGTTCTCGCGCACCCGCGATCAGATCTACCTGCCGCGCGGCGAAGCGAGCACCGAGGAGATCCTGCTGCGCCAGCGGCAGCTGCTGACCGGCTATCAGTACTACATGAATTTCGGCTTCAGCTACACCTTCGGATCGATCTTCAACAACATCGTCAACCCGCGGTTCGGCGGCGGCGGCTAG